A single region of the Stenotrophomonas sp. Marseille-Q4652 genome encodes:
- a CDS encoding shikimate kinase, protein MNPAPNLILVGPMGAGKSCIGRRLAERFTLEFIDADQAIVEAAGTSINTIFEHVGEAGFRQYERQVLADLLQRSGILLSTGGGAVLDADNRRLIRERGFVVYLRVSVDSQLQRLQRDRTRPLLQRPDREQVLQAMARQRDPLYREVADLTFNTDTCTPTDATAQLVLRLAAQWQMTELRA, encoded by the coding sequence ATGAATCCGGCCCCCAACCTCATACTCGTCGGCCCCATGGGCGCCGGAAAAAGCTGCATCGGGCGCCGCCTGGCCGAGCGCTTCACGCTGGAGTTCATCGACGCCGACCAGGCCATCGTCGAGGCCGCCGGCACCAGCATCAACACCATCTTCGAACATGTCGGCGAAGCCGGCTTCCGCCAGTACGAACGCCAGGTCCTGGCCGACCTGCTGCAGCGCAGCGGCATCCTGCTGTCCACCGGCGGTGGCGCGGTGCTGGATGCCGACAACCGCCGGCTGATCCGCGAACGCGGCTTCGTGGTCTACCTGCGCGTGAGCGTGGATTCGCAACTGCAGCGCCTGCAGCGCGACCGCACCCGGCCGCTGCTGCAGCGCCCGGACCGCGAGCAGGTGCTGCAGGCCATGGCCCGGCAGCGCGATCCGCTGTACCGCGAGGTGGCCGACCTGACCTTCAACACCGATACCTGCACGCCCACCGACGCGACCGCGCAGCTGGTGCTGCGGCTGGCCGCGCAGTGGCAGATGACGGAACTCCGCGCATGA
- a CDS encoding dodecin family protein, which yields MSVAKVIEVNASSQTSVEDAVRSGLRKVAETVKGIQGAWINETKVVTDGAGNIQEWRVNLRITFLVE from the coding sequence ATGTCGGTTGCCAAGGTCATCGAAGTCAATGCCTCGTCCCAGACCAGCGTCGAGGACGCCGTGCGCAGCGGCCTGAGAAAAGTGGCCGAAACGGTGAAGGGCATCCAGGGTGCGTGGATCAACGAAACCAAGGTGGTCACCGACGGCGCCGGCAATATCCAGGAGTGGCGGGTCAACCTGCGCATCACCTTCCTGGTCGAGTAA